The segment TTCTCTCCTCCCATTTCCGTCCGTGGACGGGTTTGTGCCAATTCTGGCAGTCATCTCGCGGGGTGCGGATGCCTCGGCACCCCGATCTGGCTTGGCCGACTCTTTCCAGGGGATCTCCTCAGCCCCGCCTGAACAGTTTTTCCTCCGACGCGGGCCTATTCGGCCGGTGTGGCCCCTTTTCCGCTGTTGAGCTTGGCCTTTTTCCGGCGAAAGCGTTCCTGCATCGCCCGGTCGCCGTCTTTCGACCCGTCGTGCCAGGTGCCCATCCAGCGATCGAGGGGCATCATGCCGTCGGCATAGTTCACCTCGAAATACTTGTGGTGCAGGTAGTGGGCATAGGCATGGGTATCGAATGCGCCCTCGGCCCCGGTCTCGATCTTGTCAAAGCCGATGTGCCCGACCACGGCGCCTGTGCCTGCAATGTTCAGATGATAGATCGCCAGCAGCGGGTGGGACGGCAGGATCAGGTGCACGAGGCTGCCCGACCAGTAGAGCAGATGCTCGATCGGGTGCATCGACAGCGATGACCAGGGCGACGGGTTGACCGAATTGTGGTGCACCGAATGGATCCACTTGTAGAGCACCGGGATATGGATCAGCCGGTGAATGCAGTAAAAGTGGAATTCGTGCAGGATCGGCAGCACCAGGCCAAAGCAGACCAGCCAGACAGGATGTTCGGCAAAGGTTGCCCAGGGGCCCCAGCCATTGGCCCAGGCCCAAAGCAGCAAGACCTCGTAGGCGGTCCAGATCGGCAGGCCGGTCCCGAAGGTGCGGATGATGTTGTCGATG is part of the Puniceibacterium sp. IMCC21224 genome and harbors:
- a CDS encoding sterol desaturase family protein, producing MDDSTAGTRDKRGNWRPNDAIENAPVFVWPVRPLKFLRWLPSYFLPWNALFFAVAAVFWFLLTPAHETLVNLNWGWALYLLVRNSAIVLLFYGSLELRLYMKREQGTHFKYNGKFPSEHPSDVFMFKSQNIDNIIRTFGTGLPIWTAYEVLLLWAWANGWGPWATFAEHPVWLVCFGLVLPILHEFHFYCIHRLIHIPVLYKWIHSVHHNSVNPSPWSSLSMHPIEHLLYWSGSLVHLILPSHPLLAIYHLNIAGTGAVVGHIGFDKIETGAEGAFDTHAYAHYLHHKYFEVNYADGMMPLDRWMGTWHDGSKDGDRAMQERFRRKKAKLNSGKGATPAE